In Populus nigra chromosome 10, ddPopNigr1.1, whole genome shotgun sequence, the following proteins share a genomic window:
- the LOC133705135 gene encoding uncharacterized protein LOC133705135 — translation MARQTNTLFLEEWLRISSGSSSNTSADQSSSSSARAIIQAWAELRDCHQHQSFEPHHFQSLKILLDARTSLHVAEPQAKLLVSILSSTNLVIPLEAYPLLLRLLYIWVRKSFRPSSALIDSAVETLSHLLATELGSKKSPEFFSEGVLLLGAFSSVPSVSESSKTVCLELLCRLLEDEYRLVSPFGGLIPDVLAGIGYALCSSVIVYYARTLNALLGIWGREDGPPGSVSHGLMILHLVEWVMSSFIKSRSQDKLQIFSKETLDTSRKDHVPFAVVMAAAGVLRALNRSAPSQQGLQILSSLRISAENRIESVAQYFISKSRDYDNSGDDYATSILLQCISLALARSGSVSSRPPLLLSLASALLTEIFPLRRLHARILESTHGSSGGLEPGKIKEHLSSVTFKEAGAISSVFCSQYISVDDENKMIVENMIWRFCQELYSGHRKVAFLLHGKADELLEDVEKIAESAFLMVVVFALAVTKQKLNSKFSTESQMETSVLILVSFSCLEYFRRMRLSEYMDTIRGVVVSAQENETACVSFVESMPTYVDLTNPQEFQQKVDYIWFKDEVQTSRILFYLRVIPTCIERLPGSVFSRVVAPTMFLYMGHPNGKVARASHSMFAAFISSGKDSNENERSLLKEQLVFYYMQRSLAGFPGITPFEGMASGVAALVRNLPAGSPATFYCIHSLVEKASKLCTDIATQKPDMWKNWEGESEPCKKILELLLRLISLVDIQVLPDLMKLLAQLLVELPKEGQNVVLNELYAQVAESDDVTRKPTLVSWLQSVSYLCSQSTSGSAPSKGIGGEGSSASSLRDPSNWNGINARL, via the exons ATGGCCAGACAGACTAACACACTTTTCCTTGAAGAATGGCTGAGGATCAGTAGTGGTAGCAGCAGCAACACTTCTGCAGACCAATCTTCTTCATCGTCTGCCCGTGCCATCATTCAAGCATGGGCTGAGCTTAGAGACTGCCATCAACACCAATCATTTGAGCCCCATCACTTTCAGTCTTTGAAAATTCTTCTTGATGCTCGCACATCACTTCATGTCGCTGAACCCCAAGCGAAGCTTCtagtttcaattttatcctccaCAAACCTCGTCATTCCTCTTGAGGCATATCCTCTCCTTCTCCGGCTTCTTTATATCTGGGTCAGAAAGTCCTTTAGACCCTCTTCTGCACTGATTGATTCGGCTGTGGAGACACTGTCTCACCTTTTAGCTACTGAATTGGGTTCTAAGAAGAGCCCTGAATTTTTCTCAGAGGGTGTACTGCTACTGGGTGCCTTTTCTTCTGTGCCTTCTGTTTCAGAATCCTCTAAAACAGTCTGCTTGGAGTTGCTCTGTAGGTTATTGGAGGATGAGTACAGACTGGTTAGTCCATTTGGTGGGCTCATTCCAGATGTTCTTGCAGGTATTGGGTAtgctctatgttcttctgtgatTGTTTATTATGCTAGAACTTTGAATGCATTGCTGGGGATCTGGGGAAGGGAAGATGGACCGCCTGGTAGTGTTTCTCATGGGCTCATGATTTTACATTTGGTTGAATGGGTAATGTCTAGTTTCATCAAGTCACGTTCACAAGATAAATTGCAAATATTTTCTAAAGAGACTTTAGACACTTCGAGGAAAGACCATGTTCCATTTGCTGTTGTCATGGCTGCTGCTGGTGTTCTGAGAGCATTGAATAGATCTGCACCAAGTCAACAGGGATTGCAGATCCTTTCCAGCCTAAGGATTTCTGCAGAAAATAGGATTGAGTCAGTGgcacaatattttatttctaaaagtAGAGACTATGATAATTCAGGTGATGATTATGCAACCAGTATTTTGCTTCAGTGCATTTCATTGGCTTTGGCTCGAAGTGGTTCAGTGTCTTCCCGGCCTCCTCTGCTTCTATCCCTTGCTTCAGCATTATTAACTGAGATATTTCCTTTGCGGCGTCTACATGCAAGGATTCTTGAGTCAACACATGGAAGTTCAGGGGGACTTGAGCCTGGCAAGATTAAAGAACATCTAAGCAGTGTCACTTTTAAGGAAGCAGGGGCAATTAGCAGTGTTTTCTGCAGTCAATACATTTCAGTAGACGACGAGAACAAGATGATAGTGGAAAATATGATATGGCGATTCTGCCAAGAACTCTACTCAGGGCATCGGAAGGTGGCTTTCTTGCTACATGGGAAAGCAGATGAGTTGCTTGAAGATGTAGAGAAAATTGCTGAGTCTGCTTTCCTTATGGTCGTGGTGTTTGCATTGGCTGTTACAAAGCagaaattgaattcaaaattcTCAACTGAAAGTCAGATGGAGACGTCTGTCTTGATACTAGTTTCATTCTCCTGTTTAGAGTATTTCCGGCGTATGCGTTTGTCAGAATATATGGATACAATACGAGGGGTTGTTGTGAGTGCACAGGAGAATGAGACTGCGTGTGTCTCATTTGTAGAGTCTATGCCCACTTATGTTGATCTGACAAATCCTCAAG AATTCCAGCAGAAAGTGGACTACATATGGTTCAAGGATGAAGTGCAGACCTCCCGCATTTTGTTTTACCTGCGGGTTATTCCGACTTGCATTGAACGTTTGCCTGGATCTGTTTTTAGCAGAGTTGTTGCTCCAACAATGTTCTT ATATATGGGACATCCAAATGGAAAAGTAGCTCGAGCTTCACATTCTATGTTTGCCGCATTCATATCCTCGGGGAAGGACTCTAATGAGAATGAAAGATCATTACTGAAGGAGCAACTTGTTTTCTACTACATGCAGAGATCTTTAGCA GGATTTCCTGGTATCACTCCTTTTGAGGGTATGGCTTCTGGAGTTGCAGCCTTGGTTCGAAATCTTCCTGCTGGAAGTCCAGCCACATTTTATTGTATCCACAGTCTCGTTGAAAAAGCAAGCAAGCTCTGCACTGATATTGCCACCCAAAAGCCTGATATGTGGAAAAACTGGGAAGGGGAATCAGAGCCTTGTAAGAAAATCTTAGAATTGCTTTTACGGCTTATTTCCCTTGTTGATATACAA GTACTGCCAGACTTGATGAAGTTGTTGGCGCAGCTACTTGTTGAGTTACCAAAAGAAGGACAGAATGTGGTTCTAAACGAGTTATATGCACAGGTTGCTGAATCTGATGATGTTACACGCAAGCCAACATTAGTTTCATGGCTGCAGTCAGTATCGTACCTTTGTTCTCAATCAACTAGTGGAAGTGCACCATCAAAAGGCATTGGGGGTGAAGGAAGTTCTGCTTCATCTCTTAGAGACCCATCAAACTGGAATGGAATAAACGCAAGACTGTGA
- the LOC133705538 gene encoding uncharacterized protein LOC133705538, with translation MVVKMMRWPPWPPLSSRKFEAKVIIHKLQGLNLVQDVEQNNDESKKRLVVEMKWKGQKGIALRRFAKRNFTEEGGFCGDGVFEWNEEFKSVCNLSGNKDGVFLPWEIAFAVFSGLKQGPRNKVILVGTATLNLAEYASTAKEREAKIDVPLTVHNGTVEGTPLLHLSLKLMELRTIQEPLQTPQRVIQTAPPSPSSLETLSPRRDELSVLKAGLRKVKSFQVTKKACHEENNYDRCCVRSEDAEDNYPFDTDSLDNDGESEESNGDSSAQLPFNYETLGHANKAGGSFYSNAITNAEDESWIYYNHRKQDLGSLYVESSTASDHEQSLRQSSIRGILAWRKRKLSFISAKPKSKGEPLLKKDCGEGGDDIDFDRRQLSSSDESSSGWNKLEEGSSTSRSSFSEFGDDKFAVGSWEAKEVISRDGHMKLQAQVFFASIDQRSERAAGESACTALVAVIANWLQSNQYEVPIKSEFDSLIRVGSLEWRNLCEKEDYRQRFPDKHFDLETILQAKIRPLSVVPEKSFIGFFHPEGLEEGDFDFLHGAMSFDSIWQEIKHHGLDLSSNCDPFIYIVSWNDHFFVLKVEQDAYYIIDTLGERLYEGCNQAYVLKFDKDTTIRKLPMETKESDEKTAGNKVQPSSSKEKTRAERRSPSSPNECEKSPMEEEIVCKGKESCKEYIKSFLAAIPIRELRADIKKGLMASTPLHHRLQIEFHYTQLTQPVDENSSRDVTIC, from the exons ATGGTGGTGAAGATGATGAGGTGGCCACCATGGCCACCTCTGTCATCAAGAAAATTTGAGGCCAAAGTGATCATTCACAAACTGCAAGGCCTGAATTTGGTGCAAGATGTAGAACAAAATAATGATGAGAGCAAGAAGAGGTTGGTGGTTGAGATGAAGTGGAAAGGTCAAAAGGGTATTGCTTTAAGGAGGTTTGCAAAGAGGAATTTTACTGAGGAAGGTGGGTTTTGCGGTGATGGGGTTTTTGAATGGAATGAAGAGTTTAAAAGTGTTTGTAATCTTTCTGGAAATAAAGATGGTGTTTTTCTTCCTTGGGAGATTGCATTCGCAGTTTTCAGT GGCTTGAAACAAGGGCCAAGGAATAAGGTTATTTTAGTTGGAACTGCCACATTAAACCTCGCGGAATATGCTTCAACAGCTAAGGAGAGAGAAGCCAAAATTGATGTTCCTTTAACAGTTCACAATGGCACTGTTGAGGGCACTCCCTTGCTTCAT TTGTCTCTCAAGTTGATGGAATTGAGAACTATTCAAGAACCTCTACAGACACCACAGAGAGTGATACAGACTGCCCCACCCTCACCCTCTTCTCTAGAAACTTTATCACCAAGGAGAGATGAGCTTTCTGTCCTCAAAGCAGGTCTGAGAAAAGTGAAAAGCTTCCAAGTGACAAAAAAGGCTTGTCATGAAGAGAACAATTATGATAGGTGTTGTGTCAGAAGTGAAGATGCCGAGGACAACTATCCATTTGATACAGATTCACTCGACAATGATGGGGAATCAGAGGAGAGTAATGGGGATTCTAGTGCTCAATTACCATTCAATTATGAAACTTTGGGGCATGCAAACAAGGCTGGAGGATCATTTTACTCTAATGCCATAACTAATGCTGAAGATGAGAGTTGGATATACTATAACCACCGCAAACAAGATTTGGGATCTCTGTATGTTGAGTCCTCAACTGCATCAGACCATGAACAGTCCTTGAGACAGAGTTCAATACGTGGAATCTTAGCTTGGAGGAAAAGGAAACTAAGTTTTATATCTGCAAAGCCTAAATCTAAAGGAGAGCCTCTCTTGAAAAAGGATTGTGGAGAAGGTGGTGATGACATTGATTTTGATCGCAGGCAGCTTAGCTCCTCTGATGAGTCCAGTTCTGGG TGGAATAAATTGGAAGAAGGTTCCAGTACTAGTAGATCATCATTCTCTGAATTTGGGGATGACAAATTTGCTGTTGGCAGCTGGGAGGCAAAAGAAGTAATAAGCCGTGATGGGCACATGAAGCTCCAAGCGCAAGTCTTTTTTGCTTCAATTGATCAAAGGAGTGAGCGAGCTGCAGGAGAGAGTGCCTGTACAGCCCTGGTTGCTGTCATTGCTAATTGGTTGCAATCTAACCAATATGAAGTGCCAATCAAGTCTGAGTTTGACAGCTTGATCAGAGTTGGATCTTTAGAGTGGAGAAACTTGTGTGAGAAAGAGGACTATAGACAACGATTTCCCGACAAGCACTTTGATCTTGAGACAATTCTCCAAGCTAAAATCCGTCCTCTTTCAGTAGTCCCAGAAAAGTCGTTTATTGGATTCTTTCATCCAGAAGGCCTAGAAGAAGGGGATTTTGACTTCCTTCATGGTGCAATGTCCTTTGACAGTATTTGGCAGGAGATTAAACATCATGGGTTAGACTTGTCTAGTAATTGTGACCCTTTCATCTACATTGTAAGTTGGAATGATCACTTCTTTGTCCTCAAGGTTGAGCAGGATGCCTACTATATCATTGACACATTGGGTGAGAGGCTTTACGAGGGATGTAATCAAGCCTATGTCCTAAAATTTGACAAAGATACAACAATCCGGAAACTACCAATGGAAACTAAAGAATCAGATGAAAAAACTGCGGGCAACAAAGTGCAACCAAGCAGCTCCAAGGAAAAAACTCGGGCTGAAAGGAGGTCGCCATCAAGTCCAAATGAATGCGAAAAGTCTCCGATGGAAGAAGAAATTGTGTGCAAAGGAAAGGAGTCATGCAAGGAGTATATTAAGAGCTTCTTGGCTGCAATCCCTATAAGGGAATTGCGGGCTGATATCAAGAAGGGTTTGATGGCATCAACACCCCTTCATCATCGGCTTCAAATTGAGTTCCACTACACCCAGCTGACACAACCTGTAGATGAAAATTCATCAAGAGATGTAACAATTTGCTGA
- the LOC133704709 gene encoding uncharacterized protein At2g39795, mitochondrial-like — protein sequence MWKRVFREATGRQPWSTITSKRWSSTSPTSISAAVDTLLLRSLKEHYLQVSKMNPPPKVNPPPAFSIIKGALDGNGPVLIRTYGNEEIKLSIMRMAYIAPGDGESDGNDEDVNQFFLHVDVSKPGQDKSLHFLCGLYTDALGIHSVSLRPKLDGADFLEDTTTYSGPHFVELDERMRDAFHRFIEERGVNENLFDFLQAWLYVKEHRGLMRWFKTVGTYINENRPAKSS from the exons ATGTGGAAGAGAGTGTTCAGAGAAGCTACAGGGAGGCAACCATGGAGCACCATAACAAGTAAGAGATGGTCATCAACATCACCAACAAGCATATCCGCCGCTGTGGACACACTGTTGCTTCGGTCTCTTAAAGAGCACTATCTTCAAGTCTCCAAAATGAACCCTCCTCCT AAAGTGAACCCTCCACCTGccttttcaataataaaaggtGCTTTGGATGGGAATGGTCCAGTTCTGATTCGCACCTATGGGAATGAGGAAATTAAACTCTCTATAATGCGGATGGCTTATATTGCACCTGGTGATGGGGAGTCTGATGGAAATGACGAGGACGTGAATCAGTTCTTCCTTCATGTGGATGTTTCGAAGCCTGGACAAGATAAATCTCTGCATTTTCTATGTGGACTTTATACAGATGCGCTGGGAATTCACTCTGTTTCTTTGAGGCCAAAGCTTGACGGTGCTGACTTTCTTGAGGATACAACTACATACAGTGGCCCACATTTTGT GGAACTTGATGAAAGGATGAGGGATGCATTCCACCGTTTTATTGAAGAACGAGGTGTGAATGAGAATCTTTTTGATTTTCTTCAAGCATGGCTGTATGTGAAGGAGCACCGGGGTCTTATGCGCTGGTTTAAAACAGTGGGCACATACATCAATGAAAATAGGCCAGCTAAgagttcttaa
- the LOC133705437 gene encoding uncharacterized protein LOC133705437, which translates to MKRQPPPAYGDGNMNPHGGGGQRMRGNTGAMSNSYGGGGRQDGYSSVEAEQHPGYRSSKAEGQWQWDRDSQNVHNQLPTHGFSEGQVGSGARSYYHGQPPDPKMGLESQSNKEAGGTQPHDQDMELGFEDKPLPMSFEGLERKFFDEVTKLAKEQGDAEVAENARHREKIIEINTRYQEKLSALRAQQANRREEFLRKESQARLSQYQQASMSHNPNTGLQDARGYSGAAATGPISAGETHRAYASSQFESYRGRPQYGGGGRAQGNEGRIPYPEGRVYNNAGARHY; encoded by the exons atgAAACGGCAGCCACCGCCGGCGTACGGGGATGGGAATATGAACCCGCATGGAGGAGGTGGACAAAGAATGAGAGGAAATACAGGGGCAATGAGTAATAGttatggaggaggaggaaggcAAGAtgggtactctagtgtggaggcAGAGCAGCATCCTGGGTATAGATCTTCAAAAGCTGAAGGGCAGTGGCAGTGGGACAGAGATTCACAGAATGTTCACAATCAATTGCCTACTCATGGTTTCAGTGAAG GTCAAGTGGGTTCTGGGGCAAGATCTTACTACCATGGGCAGCCACCTGATCCGAAAATGGGTCTGGAAAGTCAATCCAACAAGGAAGCTGGCGGAACCCAGCCCCATGACCAAGATATGGAGCTTGGCTTTGAGGACAAGCCATTGCCAATGTCTTTTGAAGGTCTTGAAAGGAAGTTCTTTGATGAAGTAACGAAATTGGCAAAGGAGCAAGGTGATGCAGAGGTTGCTGAAAATGCTAGGCATAGGGAG AAAATTATCGAGATCAATACCAGATACCAGGAAAAACTTTCCGCACTTCGAGCTCAACAAGCCAATAGACGAGAAGAGTTTCTTAGGAAGGAATCACAAGCCCGACTAAGTCAGTACCAACAAGCCAGCATGAGCCACAATCCAAACACAGGTTTGCAGGATGCCCGTGGCTATAGTGGTGCAGCTGCTACAGGACCCATCAGTGCTGGAGAAACACATCGGGCTTATGCCAGCAGTCAATTTGAGTCCTACCGGGGACGACCTCAGTACGGTGGGGGTGGAAGAGCTCAAGGAAATGAGGGAAGGATTCCATACCCTGAGGGCCGTGTTTACAATAATGCTGGAGCCAGACATTACTAG
- the LOC133705435 gene encoding nuclear pore complex protein NUP1-like, translating to MAAAAGRESNERLYEDRGGYGKFRKRPFRRSTQTTPYDRPSTAIRNPGGISNGWLSKLVDPAQRLIASSAHRLFASVFRKRLPAPPVVTPRSQPPETERETDVNPGALDKPKGMSSTDCLEVHREAINASSGLINSLDRGGVTELELILKQKTFTRSEIDRLTALLQSRTADFPTGNEEKKPEVISSRAMVSEGKKELLTVPVTNGFESRINSTPIVGSSVLNEDVASPTELAKAYMGSRPSKVSPSMLESRCQPFRDNSTALMNHTFTPKSPMMSLTPRSSGCPGVPENYFVTPRSRGRSAIYNMARTPYSRVHASTGLQGAGTSSDAFTGPSFSSQNALESSRFSGSKQGALKRRSSVLDNDIGSVGPIRRIRQKSNLLPTSGTLSIRGAGIGSNAAQKLPSTEKPVLVGEPSKDNGDNNVHGTTFTPVPSKSSEMASKILHQLDVLVSSREKSPAKLSPSMLRGPALRSLENVDSSKFVEIDNDTNKLALKHDTLLPDARESVSQKQDKVEEKGPSKPIAPCGKSALAGNGMDTTSLLKNDLAGVKTSAFPVMSTFAQAPVQKKRAFQMSAQEDFLELDDDDYSNGTASGMLAEGREKVDTKLVEKKTIVAEAVVVEKSPVQSEVNSPSSYTLNKKNAGIDGSVVVEKSIGFISPAAPLPTITDKQAVVNKLESISDEAALPKYSNALPQIFSTAEKVALPKEPNGTSQFFHFSNRTGDKAAPLTLTSVMSDPSGQKSGVSSDAGPKGFSFTPIASGATELVTRDPGLDKGDDKDSLKMGNSFRTAGNVPSTSISSNGSLFSFGITSNSSTLNNGFLASTTPSSFSSPSLPLFSSNLTGQKSSSIPSNSVASSSTNATTTAFTAANTNGNSNFSVSASASEPTLTAASIFKFGTVSSNSVLTVPSITTETTEVKTKETSFSASSGTSSAMTSTAGSIFGGTSAMTSAGNNIFGDNTAVTGKENSVFGGTPPAVTSTESSVLNATSAVMSTGSGPFSFNAGSTTSAATNQSQGFNPFNAGTTQVSAAGTGLATSTQSMPMQFSSPASTASSAFSSGSSTFGYVNTAFSSGSSTFGSSTSKLLSSGTTFGLNSSTSESSSVSSMASPASAVFGSNWQAPKSTGFSSTPSSSFSTLSAFGATSNTGTTSAPMVFGSTSSVSSGPSFPFSSPAAATPSQSVFGAPNPSFGFGSSSGNNDQMSMEDSMAEDTVQATTPSVSVFSQQPAAPGPIFGFSAPSGGNQFVSTGPPGANPFQFGSQPNLAAPQNPSFQASGSLEFNAGGSFSLGTGGGDKSHRKIVRVKRTQRKR from the exons ATGGCGGCGGCGGCGGGTCGGGAAAGTAACGAGAGGCTGTATGAAGACCGAGGAGGCTACGGGAAGTTTCGAAAACGGCCGTTTCGAAGGAGTACGCAGACGACGCCGTATGATCGTCCTTCGACGGCAATTCGAAACCCTGGCGGGATTAGTAATGGTTGGTTGTCGAAATTAGTGGATCCGGCTCAGAGACTCATTGCTTCTAGCGCACACAGGCTTTTCGCCTCTGTCTTTCGAAAACGGCTACCTGCGCCGCCGGTGGTAACTCCTCGGTCGCAGCCTCCGGAGACGGAGCGGGAGACAG ACGTGAACCCGGGAGCATTGGATAAGCCAAAGGGAATGTCTTCCACA GATTGTCTTGAAGTGCATAGAGAAGCCATCAATGCAAGCAGTGGTCTGATTAATAGTTTGGATAGAGGTGGGGTCACTGAACTCGAATTAATTCTAAAGCAGAAGACCTTTACCAG GTCTGAGATTGATCGATTGACAGCTCTGCTGCAATCCAGGACTGCTGATTTTCCTACTGGTAATGAAGAGAAAAAACCTGAAGTGATTTCTTCAAGAGCCATGGTCTCTGAAGGCAAAAAGGAGTTATTGACTGTTCCCGTTACTAATGGGTTTGAGAGCCGCATTAATTCAACACCTATTGTCGGCTCAAGT GTCCTCAATGAGGATGTTGCTTCACCTACAGAGCTTGCAAAAGCTTACATGGGTAGTAGGCCTTCAAAAGTATCACCATCAATGCTAGAATCACGCTGCCAGCCATTTCGGGATAATTCAACAGCTCTGATGAACCATACATTCACTCCAAAATCACCAATGATGTCACTCACACCACGTTCTTCTGGCTGTCCTGGGGTTCCTGAGAATTATTTTGTGACACCAAGGTCTCGAGGCAGATCTGCTATATACAATATGGCTCGAACACCATATTCCAGAGTTCATGCATCTACTGGCCTCCAG GGTGCCGGAACATCAAGTGATGCTTTCACTGGACCTTCATTTTCATCTCAGAATGCATTGGAGAGCAGCAGATTTTCTGGATCTAAACAAGGG gcTTTAAAACGGAGGAGTTCTGTCCTGGATAATGATATAGGATCTGTTGGTCCCATACGTAGAATTCGTCAGAAATCAAACCTTCTGCCTACCTCTGGAACCCTTTCTATTCGCGGAGCTGGTATCGGCTCTAACGCTGCTCAAAAACTACCCTCAACAGAGAAGCCAGTTCTAGTGGGTGAACCATCAAAGGATAATGGGGATAACAATGTCCATGGTACTACTTTTACCCCTGTTCCCTCCAAGTCAAGTGAGATGGCATCAAAGATATTGCATCAGCTGGATGTGTTGGTCTCATCAAGGGAGAAGTCTCCTGCCAAGTTGTCACCATCCATGCTACGGGGACCAGCTCTTAGAAGCCTGGAGAATGTAGATTCTTCAAAGTTTGTAGAAATTGATAATGATACTAACAAGTTAGCCTTGAAACATGATACCTTGTTACCTGATGCAAGAGAGTCTGTGTCACAAAAGCAAGACAAAGTTGAAGAAAAGGGTCCTAGCAAACCCATTGCTCCATGTGGCAAGTCAGCCTTGGCAGGAAATGGTATGGATACCACAAGTTTATTGAAGAATGATTTGGCTGGGGTCAAAACATCAGCTTTTCCTGTGATGAGCACCTTTGCTCAGGCTCCTGTACAAAAGAAAAGGGCTTTCCAGATGAGCGCACAAGAG GATTTTCTGGAGCTTGATGATGATGACTACTCTAATGGGACTGCATCTGGTATGTTGGCTGAAGGGAGAGAAAAGGTGGATACCAAATTGGTAGAAAAGAAGACCATTGTTGCTGAGGCTGTTGTAGTGGAGAAGTCTCCGGTCCAATCTGAAGTCAACTCCCCATCAAGTTAtacattgaacaaaaaaaatgcagGGATTGATGGGTCTGTGGTTGTGGAAAAGAGCATTGGCTTTATTTCCCCAGCAGCACCCCTGCCAACCATTACTGATAAGCAGGCTGTGGTAAACAAGTTAGAATCAATATCTGATGAAGCTGCCCTACCAAAGTATTCGAATGCTTTGCCCCAAATATTTAGCACCGCTGAGAAGGTTGCTTTGCCAAAGGAACCAAATGGCACCTCTCAATTTTTCCATTTTAGCAATAGAACTGGTGATAAAGCTGCGCCACTCACACTTACCTCAGTCATGAGTGACCCATCTGGCCAAAAGTCGGGTGTATCATCTGATGCTGGACCAAAGGGTTTCAG CTTTACACCTATTGCTTCTGGTGCTACTGAGTTGGTGACAAGAGATCCTGGATTAGATAAAGGTGATGATAAGGACAGTTTGAAGATGGGAAACTCATTCAGGACAGCTGGAAATGTGCCTTCTACATCAATTTCATCGAATGGAAGCCTATTCTCATTTGGCATAACCTCTAATAGTTCAACTCTAAATAATGGATTTCTTGCTTCTACTACCCCATCTTCATTTTCCTCTCCCAGTCTGCCTCTATTTTCCAGTAACTTAACTGGTCAAAAATCATCTAGCATCCCTTCCAACAGTGTTGCTAGCAGCAGTACTAATGCCACTACCACTGCTTTCACAGCTGCAAACACTAATGGGAATAGCAACTTCTCTGTTTCAGCATCGGCATCAGAACCTACCTTGACAGCTgcatctatttttaaatttgggaCTGTCTCATCAAATTCAGTCTTAACAGTACCATCAATTACCACTGAAACAACAGAAGTCAAGACCAAAGAAACAAGTTTTAGTGCTTCTAGTGGCACATCCTCTGCAATGACAAGCACAGCTGGCAGCATTTTTGGTGGTACTTCTGCAATGACGAGTGCAGgcaataatatttttggtgATAACACCGCAGTTACTGGCAAAGAAAATAGTGTTTTTGGTGGTACACCCCCTGCAGTTACAAGCACAGAAAGTAGTGTTTTGAATGCCACATCTGCAGTTATGAGCACAGGAAGTGGTCCTTTTAGCTTCAATGCTGGGAGCACAACTTCAGCTGCTACTAATCAATCTCAGGGTTTTAATCCTTTTAATGCTGGCACTACTCAGGTTTCTGCTGCTGGAACTGGTTTGGCAACTTCAACACAGAGTATGCCGATGCAATTTAGTTCACCTGCATCAACTGCGAGTTCAGCCTTCTCTTCTGGCAGTTCCACATTTGGTTATGTGAATACAGCCTTCTCTTCTGGCAGTTCCACATTTGGTTCCTCTACATCTAAATTGTTAAGTTCTGGTACTACATTTGGACTAAACTCTTCCACTTCCGAGTCCAGCTCTGTTAGCTCCATGGCGAGCCCCGCATCTGCTGTATTTGGTTCCAACTGGCAGGCACCGAAATCTACTGGATTTAGTTCCACACCATCCTCTTCTTTCTCAACGTTGTCTGCCTTTGGAGCAACTTCTAATACTGGCACAACCAGTGCACCCATGGTGTTTGGATCAACCTCTAGTGTCTCATCTGGCCCCTCTTTCCCCTTCAGTTCACCTGCAGCTGCTACTCCATCACAGTCTGTGTTCGGTGCCCCAAATCCTAGCTTCGGATTTGGTTCTTCATCTGGTAATAATGACCAAATGAGCATGGAGGACAGCATGGCAGAGGACACAGTTCAGGCAACCACGCCTTCAGTTTCTGTATTTAGCCAACAACCAGCTGCACCTGGCCCAATTTTTGGTTTTTCAGCTCCGTCGGGTGGGAATCAGTTTGTTTCTACAGGTCCACCGGGTGCAAATCCCTTTCAATTTGGAAGCCAACCAAATCTTGCTGCTCCGCAGAACCCATCTTTTCAGGCTTCAGGTAGTCTAGAGTTTAATGCTGGAGGAAGCTTCTCATTGGGAACAGGTGGCGGTGACAAGTCCCATAGAAAAATTGTCAGAGTCAAAAGAACACAGCGCAAGCGGTAA